The following are from one region of the Mauremys reevesii isolate NIE-2019 linkage group 2, ASM1616193v1, whole genome shotgun sequence genome:
- the INHBA gene encoding inhibin beta A chain, producing MPLLLKRGFLLVLCWIIVRSSPTPGSEGHSSVTDCPSCALATLSKDVPSSQPEMVEAVKKHILNMLHLRDRPNITQPVPKAALLNAIKKLHVGKVREDGYVEIENDIGRKAEMNELVEQTSEIITFAESGTAKKMLHFEISKEGSDLSVVAQAEVWLFLKVSKANRSRTKVTIRLYQQQRQPKGNSEGAEETEDGGLKGDKSETLISEKVVDTRKSTWHLFPVSSSVQYLLDQGKSSLDVRIACDQCQETGASLVLLGKKKKKEDDGEGKEKEVGESTVDEEKEQSHRPFLMMLARHSDDRLHRRRRRGLECDGKVNICCKKQFFVSFKDIGWSDWIIAPTGYHANYCEGECPSHIAGTSGSSLSFHSTVINHYRMRGHSPFSNLKSCCVPTKLRPMSMLYYDDGQNIIKKDIQNMIVEECGCS from the exons ATGCCTTTGCTTTTGAAGAGAGGATTTTTGTTGGTGCTTTGCTGGATTATAGTGAGGAGTTCTCCAACCCCAGGATCTGAGGGGCACAGTTCAGTCACTGACTGCCCATCGTGTGCCCTTGCCACACTCTCAAAGGATGTGCCAAGCTCACAGCCTGAGATGGTGGAAGCAGTAAAGAAGCACATACTGAACATGTTGCACTTGAGGGACAGACCTAACATCACCCAGCCGGTGCCCAAGGCAGCACTTTTAAACGCCATAAAAAAACTCCACGTAGGAAAGGTGAGAGAAGATGGCTATGTGGAAATAGAGAATGACATTGGAAGAAAAGCAGAAATGAATGAACTTGTAGAGCAAACTTCAGAAATCATCACATTTGCAGAATCAG GCACCGCTAAGAAAATGCTGCACTTTGAGATTTCCAAGGAAGGCAGTGACCTATCAGTAGTGGCACAAGCTGAAGTGTGGCTCTTCCTGAAAGTCTCCAAGGCCAACCGAAGCAGAACAAAAGTGACCATCCGACTGTACCAACAGCAGAGACAGCCCAAAGGCAACTCTGAAGGGGCAGAAGAAACGGAGGACGGAGGGCTGAAGGGTGATAAAAGTGAGACTCTCATCTCTGAAAAGGTGGTGGACACCCGTAAAAGTACCTGGCACCTCTTTCCTGTCTCCAGTAGTGTGCAATACCTGTTGGACCAGGGCAAGAGCTCCCTTGATGTGCGGATTGCCTGTGACCAATGCCAGGAGACTGGAGCCAGCCTGGTGCTGCTGggcaagaagaagaaaaaagaagatgatggggaagggaaggagaaggaagTTGGAGAATCCACAGTAGACGAGGAGAAAGAGCAGTCACACAGACCTTTCCTAATGATGCTTGCTCGGCATTCAGACGACCGCCTGCACAGACGACGGAGACGGGGCCTGGAGTGTGATGGCAAGGTCAACATCTGCTGCAAGAAGCAGTTCTTCGTCAGCTTCAAGGACATTGGATGGAGTGACTGGATCATTGCTCCCACAGGCTACCATGCCAACTACTGTGAAGGTGAGTGCCCCAGCCACATAGCAGGCACATCTGGTTCATCATTATCCTTCCACTCCACGGTCATCAACCATTACCGCATGAGGGGCCACAGCCCCTTCTCCAACCTCAAGTCATGTTGTGTGCCCACCAAGCTACGGCCAATGTCCATGCTATACTATGACGATGGACAGAACATCATCAAGAAGGACATTCAGAATATGATTGTGGAGGAGTGTGGCTGCTCATag